A single Drosophila miranda strain MSH22 chromosome XR, D.miranda_PacBio2.1, whole genome shotgun sequence DNA region contains:
- the LOC108151656 gene encoding vacuolar protein sorting-associated protein 26C, with product MSFNFEIKLKRENKVYYENDMLLGCVQFQCGAETKHEGIILYLEGVVNLQLSSKTVGLFDAFYNSVKPINLLQNNLELSAPGKLSAGRSEFHFELPLVCRKEPRILYETYHGVFINVNYQLQCTVKRNFLGKSMTKIQQFCVQYKPTGLSENSLRAVPFSLSPDSLQKNATAKERLSMPRFLITGRLDRSESCVTMPITGSIMVQHTEAAIKSIDMQLVRVETCGCDEGYSKDATEIQTIQIADGNVLPKLELPIYMVLPRLFTCPTLLTKNFKIEFELNLVVVFKEDYTVSENFKIVFKRSAGPLPSKMTTAGR from the exons ATGAGTTTTAACTttgaaatcaaattaaaacGCGAAAACAAAGTCTATTATGAAAAT GACATGCTGCTGGGCTGCGTGCAGTTCCAGTGCGGCGCCGAGACAAAACACGAAGGAATCATTCTGTATTTGGAGGGAGTCGTTAATTTACAACTAAGCAGCAAGACAGTGGGTCTATTTGATGCCTTCTACAACTCGGTGAAGCCCATTAATCTGCTACAGAATAATCTCGAGCTATCTGCCCCGGGAAAGCTGAGCGCCGGTCGCTCCGAGTTCCATTTCGAGCTGCCCCTGGTCTGCCGCAAGGAACCCCGCATTCTGTACGAGACATATCACGGAGTATTTATTAACGTCAACTATCAGCTGCAGTGCACCGTCAAGCGCAACTTTCTGGGCAAATCCATGACGAAGATCCAACAGTTCTGTGTGCAATACAAGCCGACGGGCCTCAGCGAAAACTCGCTGCGGGCGGTGCCCTTTAGCCTAAGTCCGGACTCGCTGCAGAAGAATGCCACGGCCAAGGAGCGCCTGTCCATGCCCCGGTTTCTCATCACGGGTCGTCTGGATCGCAGTGAATCGTGCGTAACGATGCCCATAACCGGCAGCATTATGGTGCAGCATACGGAGGCCGCCATCAAATCGATAGACATGCAACTGGTGCGGGTGGAGACGTGTGGCTGTGACGAGGGATACTCCAAGGACGCCACCGAGATCCAGACCATACAAATCGCCGATGGCAACGTGCTGCCCAAGCTGGAACTTCCCATTTATATGGTACTCCCGAGGCTGTTCACTTGCCCCACGCTACTCACAAAAAACTTCAAAATTG AGTTTGAATTGAATCTGGTCGTTGTGTTTAAGGAGGACTATACAGTAAGTGAAAACTTTAAAATAGTTTTCAAGCGCTCTGCAGGCCCATTGCCCAGCAAAATGACTACCGCAGGACGTTAA
- the LOC108151660 gene encoding coiled-coil-helix-coiled-coil-helix domain-containing protein 7, producing MPRNLNAERDNPCLKEQELSFKCLNKNNFDRDKCEVYFANYNNCKEFWNKVRADRRGKGIAPYLPPLEERDAIKAEYLKAKPSQS from the exons ATGCCGCGTAATCTGAATGCAGAGCGCGATAATCCCTGTCTAAAG GAGCAGGAATTGTCGTTCAAGTGCCTCAACAAAAACAACTTTGACCGCGACAAGTGCGAGGTTTATTTTGCAAATTACAACAATTGCAAAGAGTTTTGG AACAAGGTACGTGCGGACCGCCGAGGCAAGGGAATAGCTCCATATTTGCCGCCACTTGAAGAACGCGATGCCATCAAAGCGGAATATCTGAAAGCAAAACCCTCACAAAGTTGA
- the LOC108151658 gene encoding distal membrane-arm assembly complex protein 2, which yields MLHGMSRRLSSLVGRQGHRLAATLPTNEPQPNEEVSHTVRRIREELATDKQRLKWRTPIGDRPEDWNSKLKLFSNSEQTSDFIVMMQRPIDLSPTKIKDWWGNRQEKIERHMQQFIPERHKILGAELAAAHFILHRGGAAKFFNDPRWHRASEDGEFSLPNKFHPGYKVEALRCDNMTLYYEGLENLRCLDQLKFLSFHNVKTFDDWCLDRVSGGEYPRLEVLDLSGTEVTTNGLSCLYRLPQLKLLIVDDPKQSVEMELAAAMLEVALSPLKVVGADAIHSHS from the coding sequence ATGTTGCACGGCATGTCGCGACGTCTGTCGTCGCTGGTGGGGCGCCAAGGGCACCGCCTAGCCGCCACACTGCCCACCAATGAGCCGCAGCCCAACGAGGAAGTAAGCCACACGGTCAGGAGGATTCGCGAGGAGCTTGCCACCGACAAGCAGAGGCTGAAGTGGCGCACTCCGATCGGAGACAGGCCCGAGGATTGGAACAGCAAGCTCAAACTGTTCTCCAACTCCGAGCAGACGTCAGATTTTATAGTAATGATGCAGCGGCCCATTGACCTGTCGCCCACGAAAATAAAGGATTGGTGGGGGAATCGCCAGGAGAAGATCGAGCGCCACATGCAACAGTTCATACCGGAGCGTCACAAGATTCTGGGCGCAGAGCTGGCTGCGGCCCATTTCATACTGCATCGCGGCGGTGCCGCCAAGTTCTTCAACGATCCCCGCTGGCATCGGGCCAGCGAGGATGGGGAATTTAGTTTGCCCAATAAATTCCATCCCGGGTACAAAGTGGAGGCCCTGCGGTGCGACAACATGACGCTCTACTACGAGGGATTGGAGAACTTGCGCTGCCTCGACCAGCTCAAGTTTCTATCATTTCACAATGTGAAAACCTTTGATGACTGGTGCCTGGACCGGGTTTCAGGTGGCGAGTATCCACGTCTGGAAGTCCTGGACTTATCTGGCACTGAAGTAACCACTAATGGGCTCTCCTGCCTGTACCGTCTGCCCCAGCTGAAGCTTCTAATCGTAGATGATCCCAAGCAATCGGTGGAAATGGAATTGGCCGCGGCCATGCTCGAGGTGGCTCTGTCCCCTCTGAAAGTTGTTGGAGCAGATGCTATTCACAGCCATAGCTAA
- the LOC108151652 gene encoding serine/threonine-protein kinase PITSLRE: MVNSSGSEDGQLRSPTDGHYHSGDEEHDADADSLYIQPPQASHREATGSKRESKKKHSRERRRHKEREDGGGAEREHRYEYRAREEHYHHHHHPRTNNSERGAVAAGVGGGYPKHHLSHAAYHYPQPPLPPPPPPSAQGYAHHHHQHHAALHLSGPRVGARGDYHSYPSGAYHGSSRHDPDYPLEEPPSRRTSKYAESKDAESLEQDLRSRLLKKRHNYVKDYETEENYEHRRESRKERERGRSHKQRHERVIELLDSPELEHQTQHHKSHRSSVKPLLRKDAPDVSRRKVSVEVDPELLARREKLLAAERENRQRKQTARDELEARRELLRERNEHSDALSPATVAATVTAGLNIGKRKQKAMESDERDIKYKKRRKPSVEEVQVIRDEEDEEEDASEESDSNEEEEDDEDSAEDTDTDSGSNESDDSYETKNKSKRKSSGKPTEDEEEIPLPDSPLSVGELYKSPKGQKSSRSRSAASSKNSSDSSQSSRSSRSRSKSHSHDSSMDEDEEDGTHDKHQRSPSTSTRSEERGMPQAADEKPQTSEEKAATAKQPLRSLEEQTPCDDKGIPLPNYYPGVQGCRSVEEFQCLNRIEEGTYGVVYRAKDKRTNEIVALKRLKMEKEKEGFPITSLREINTLLKGQHPNIVTVREIVVGSNMDKIFIVMDYVEHDLKSLMETMKNRKQSFFPGEVKCLTQQLLLAVAHLHDNWILHRDLKTSNLLLSHKGILKVGDFGLAREYGSPIKKYTSLVVTLWYRAPELLLCSPVYSTPIDVWSVGCIFAEFLQMLPLFPGKSEIDELNRIFKELGTPNDKIWPGYTELPAVKNMLSQNSQFTEYPVSQLRKHFLEKTSDMGLSLLQGLLTYDPKQRLTADAALKHAYFKELPLPIDPSMFPTWPAKSELGARKAQASSPKPPSGGSQFKQLGRDEPIAAVKKLSSGIITGNKKSHGGAAATAAAVAASSASSTGFVLHAGLTQRQLAMGPGFSLKF, from the exons ATGGTCAATTCATCTGGCAGCGAGGATGGCCAATTGCGTAGCCCCACCGATGGGCACTATCACAG CGGGGACGAAGAGcacgatgccgatgccgattcACTGTACATACAACCGCCGCAGGCCAGCCACAGGGAAGCCACTGGCTCGAAGCGCGAATCAAAGAAGAAACATTCCCGCGAGCGAAGGCGCCACAAGGAAAGAGAGGATGGTGGAGGAGCAGAGCGTGAGCATCGATACGAGTATAGGGCCAGGGAGGAGCActaccaccaccaccatcatccACGCACCAACAACAGTGAGAGGGGAGCCGTGGCGGCAGGAGTGGGAGGAGGCTATCCCAAGCATCACCTGAGCCATGCCGCCTATCACTACCCACAGCCACCCctgccaccaccaccgccgccgtcAGCACAGGGCTATGCCCATCACCACCATCAGCATCACGCGGCCTTGCATTTGAGTGGGCCCAGGGTGGGTGCTCGAGGGGATTACCATTCCTATCCGTCTGGCGCTTACCACGGCAGCAGTCGGCATGACCCCGACTATCCCCTCGAGGAGCCGCCCAGCAGGAGAACCAGCAAATATGCCGAGAGCAAGGATGCGGAGAGTCTCGAGCAGGATCTGCGCTCGCGTCTGCTGAAGAAGCGCCACAACTACGTCAAGGATTATGAGACGGAGGAGAACTATGAGCATCGCAGGGAGAGTCGCAAGGAGCGCGAGCGTGGGCGCAGCCACAAGCAGCGGCACGAGCGTGTAATCGAGCTGCTGGACAGCCCAGAGCTGGAGCATCAGACGCAGCACCACAAGTCCCACCGCAGCTCGGTCAAGCCGTTACTCAGGAAAGACGCTCCGGATGTCAGCCGGCGAAAGGTTTCCGTGGAAGTGGATCCGGAGCTGTTGGCCAGAAGGGAGAAGCTCCTGGCTGCGGAGCGGGAGAATCGCCAGCGGAAACAAACGGCTCGGGACGAGCTGGAGGCGCGCCGGGAGCTACTGCGCGAACGAAACGAGCACAGCGATGCCCTCAGTCCGGCGACAGTGGCCGCCACTGTTACCGCTGGCCTCAACATTGGCAAGCGGAAGCAGAAGGCAATGGAGAGCGACGAGCGGGACATCAAGTACAAGAAGCGGAGAAAACCAAGCGTTGAGGAGGTGCAGGTCATCAGGGACGAGGAGGATGAGGAAGAGGATGCCAGCGAGGAGAGCGATTCCAACGAGGAGGAAGAGGACGACGAGGACAGTGCGGAGGACACCGACACCGATTCCGGATCCAATGAGAGCGACGATAGTTACGAGACGAAAAACAAGAGCAAAAGAAAATCATCCGGCAAACCGACAGAAGACGAGGAGGAGATTCCCTTGCCCGACAGCCCATTGAGTGTCGGCGAGCTGTACAAGTCGCCCAAGGGCCAAAAGTCGTCACGCTCGCGCTCGGCAGCGAGCTCCAAGAACAGCTCCGATAGCTCCCAGTCCAGCCGCAGCAGTCGGTCCCGCTCCAAGAGTCATTCCCACGACAGCAGCAtggacgaagacgaggaagatGGCACTCATGACAAGCATCAGCGTTCCCCCAGCACCAGCACGCGCAGCGAGGAGCGTGGCATGCCCCAAGCGGCGGACGAGAAGCCCCAAACGAGCGAAGAGAAGGCGGCCACAGCCAAACAGCCGCTGCGATCGCTGGAGGAACAGACGCCCTGCGACGACAAGGGCATACCGCTGCCCAACTACTATCCCGGCGTCCAGGGATGTCGTTCGGTGGAGGAGTTCCAGTGCCTCAATCGCATCGAGGAGGGCACCTACGGCGTTGTCTATCGCGCCAAGGACAAGCGAACCAACGAGATAGTCGCACTCAAGCGCCTCAaaatggaaaaggaaaaggagGGCTTCCCCATCACCTCCCTGAGGGAGATCAACACGCTGCTCAAGGGCCAGCATCCGAATATTGTGACCGTCCGTGAAATTGTGGTGGGCTCCAACATGGACAAGATCTTCATTGTGATGGACTATGTGGAGCACGATCTCAAGTCTCTGATGGAGACGATGAAGAACCGCAAGCAGAGCTTCTTTCCCGGCGAGGTCAAGTGCCTCACGCAGCAACTGCTGCTGGCAGTGGCCCATCTGCACGACAATTGGATACTGCATCGGGACCTGAAGACCTCCAATCTGCTGCTCTCCCACAAGGGCATACTGAAGGTCGGCGACTTTGGCCTCGCACGCGAGTACGGCTCACCGATCAAGAAGTACACCTCGCTGGTGGTCACGCTCTGGTATCGTGCACCAGAGCTGCTACTCTGCTCTCCGGTCTACTCGACGCCCATTGATGTGTGGTCGGTGGGTTGCATTTTTGCCGAGTTCCTTCAGATGTTGCCACTGTTTCCAGGCAAATCGGAGATCGATGAACTGAATCGGATCTTTAAG GAACTGGGAACACCCAACGATAAGATCTGGCCTGGTTATACCGAGCTACCCGCCGTCAAGAACATGCTGAGCCAGAACTCACAGTTCACCGAATATCCCGTGTCACAGCTGCGCAAACACTTTCTGGAGAAGACCTCCGATATGGGACTGTCGCTGCTGCAGGGCCTGTTGACGTACGATCCCAAACAAAGACTGACGGCTGATGCGGCCCTGAAGCATGCCTATTTCAAGGAGCTACCCCTACCCATCGATCCATCCATGTTCCCCACGTGGCCGGCCAAGAGTGAGCTCGGAGCACGCAAGGCGCAGGCCTCGTCGCCGAAACCGCCCTCGGGTGGCTCCCAGTTCAAGCAACTGGGCCGGGATGAGCCCATTGCGGCCGTCAAAAAACTCTCCTCGGGCATTATCACGGGCAATAAGAAGAGCCACGGTGGAGCGGCCgccactgctgccgctgtggCTGCGTCTTCGGCCAGCAGCACTGGCTTTGTGCTGCACGCAGGACTCACGCAACGCCAGCTGGCCATGGGACCGGGATTCAGTCTGAAGTTCTGA
- the LOC108151655 gene encoding peroxisomal membrane protein PEX16: protein MENKRIFPKMDKLKGMLKAYEEWVARNPDVVGDFETTAKWVSYFIAGRISSSNVLSELVYTLSNMLVFYNDRIIDGERSAKENSMLRLQSKLCYRLKVTLTTLEYSEVFIEISARRLFGQTGKWLLIALIQVFKAAGRLFILRHSTSDVITSPPIASLNRRALGKQRKTAAAGASAANDDANVIQSQHSVTFQLKRSGRIIRKVEGAPPIQYRDFNLHVENNEAAKAQVPRQLLTAEYLYISKPLIHLAAMGLFGRRSWKQYMVALSVDLYSIHLYRQRRHLMSKQQKLELSRRCINLMYFLARSPFYESYTQTRLEGLLDLLVRTVPLAKMVSGPLKDYIPQWQSTYFYLWST from the exons ATGGAAAACAAAAGAATTTTTCCAAAAATGGACAAGCTAAAGGGTATGCTCAAGGCCTACGAGGAATGGGTGGCCAGGAATCCGGATGTGGTGGGCGACTTTGAGACCACAGCCAAATGGGTGTCGTACTTTATAGCAG GTCGGATATCCTCCTCCAATGTGCTCTCCGAGCTGGTATATACCCTGTCCAATATGCTGGTCTTTTATAACGATCGGATCATCGACGGGGAACGCAGTGCCAAGGAAAATTCGATGCTCCGGCTGCAGTCCAAACTCTGCTATCGTCTAAAGGTCACGCTGACGACGCTCGAGTACAGCGAGGTGTTCATCGAGATATCGGCGAGGCGGCTGTTCGGCCAGACCGGCAAGTGGCTGTTGATAGCGCTCATACAGGTCTTCAAGGCAGCAGGAAGACTGTTTATCTTGCGACATTCCACATCCGATGTAATCACCTCACCGCCCATAGCCTCGCTGAACAGGCGGGCCCTCGGCAAGCAGCGGAAGACGGCAGCGGCGGGCGCTTCCGCCGCCAATGACGATGCCAATGTTATCCAATCCCAGCACTCCGTAACCTTCCAGTTGAAGCGATCGGGTCGCATCATCCGGAAGGTGGAGGGTGCGCCGCCCATACAGTATCGCGACTTCAACCTCCACGTGGAGAACAACGAGGCAGCCAAGGCACAAGTGCCACGCCAGCTGCTCACCGCCGAGTACCTGTACATCTCCAAGCCACTCATCCATTTGGCGGCGATGGGCCTGTTCGGTCGCCGCAGCTGGAAGCAGTACATGGTGGCCCTGTCGGTGGATCTGTACAGCATCCACCTGTATCGCCAGCGCAGGCATCTGATGTCCAAGCAACAGAAACTGGAGCTGAGCAGGCGATGCATCAACCTCATGTATTTCCTTGCACGCTCCCCCTTCTATGAGAGCTACACGCAGACGAGGCTGGAGGGGCTGCTCGACCTACTGGTCCGCACGGTGCCACTGGCCAAGATGGTGTCGGGTCCATTGAAGGACTACATTCCACAGTGGCAGAGCACGTACTTCTACCTCTGGTCCACTTAA
- the LOC108151905 gene encoding peroxisomal membrane protein PEX14 yields the protein MSSNNTDTGGTTIMATTSTSVQDFGAGEELLQETPRESLITTAVSFLQNTKVRHTTLIQKQQFLRSKGLTAHEIQLACERAGVFTQDPNNPNTVINIGSQVQALQLQPTIFGRIREIIHSTALFSGVIYAVYLFWKKFIAPYLFGKPKRKPVEEVLEDIDKKVEIRTEDLNKEISVVKDLITSQQRDHAQQLNREFSNFRSDLDAIKGLLLNRKQFASPVAPVTVPSIPAWQLASSPHHHHLHSPSDDNEKGDDAGSGSGSSETEVVTKNSDSSLEIM from the exons ATGTCCAGCAACAATACGGATACTGGGGGCACAACCATTATGGCCACCACCAGCACGTCGGTGCAGGATTTCGGTGCCGGCGAGGAGCTGCTGCAGGAGACACCCCGTGAGTCTCTG ATAACCACTGCTGTGAGCTTTCTACAAAATACCAAAGTGCGGCACACAACGCTTATCCAGAAGCAACAATTCCTACGGTCCAAAGGTCTGACGGCCCATGAAATACAGTTGGCTTGCGAGAGGGCCGGCGTTTTTACCCAAGATCCGAATAATCCCAACACGGTTATCAACATTGGCTCCCAGGTGCAGGCTCTGCAACTGCAGCCAACAATTTTCGGCCGCATACGGGAGATAATCCATTCGACGGCCCTGTTTAGTGGGGTCATCTATGCGGTGTACCTGTTCTGGAAG AAATTCATTGCGCCATATCTGTTTGGCAAGCCCAAGAGGAAGCCCGTGGAGGAGGTTTTGGAGGACATCGACAAAAAGGTCGAGATACGCACCGAGGACCTCAACAAGGAGATCTCTGTGGTCAAGGACTTGATCACCAGCCAGCAAAGGGATCACGCCCAGCAGCTGAATCGGGAGTTTAGCAACTTTCGTAGCGACTTGGATGCCATCAAGGGTCTGCTGTTGAATCGCAAGCAGTTCGCCTCGCCCGTGGCTCCAGTGACAGTGCCATCCATTCCCGCCTGGCAGTTGGCCAGCTCGCCGCACCATCATCATCTCCACAGTCCGTCGGATGACAATGAGAAGGGCGACGATGCTggctccggctctggctcCTCCGAAACCGAGGTGGTAACAAAGAACAGCGACTCCAGCCTGGAGATCATGTAG